The window CTACCTAAGGGAGGAGGAGCCTGCAGCGTCTCcccacttgttttattttgtttctttgattttagggaacttttaaaataacaaattaaactcATTTACAAGATATAGGGcagttatattttctgttttatgtggTGTCAGTTCTAGTAAGTTGCTTTCTGTCCCCCAAAGGTATTTGCAAGTTTATCTACATTTTCAAAAGTTTGGGCATAAACTTGTTCACAATTATTCCCTCATCTTTGTAATGCCTGCATGATCTGTAGAAACGTCCTgtctctcattcctgatattgattAGTGTTCATTCTCTTTTGTCTTAACTAGGCTTGCTAGGGTTGATCAATTTTGTTACTGTTTAAGAAGAGCCAACATTTGGGTTTATTAGTTGTCTCTATAGTTTgattttaccatttcttttccctcttatCTCTATTATTCTTCATTTGCCTCAGTTAGTTTACTTTTGCTCTTCTTTGTCCAGCTTCTTCAAATGGACCACTAGGTCCCTgattttctgcctttccttttgtctaatataaacatttaaaataagaaattttcctCTGATTGCTTCTTTAGTGGCCTCCCAGTGGTTTgggtaagttgtatttttttaaattcgtTTTGAAACATCTTCTAagttcctttgtgatttcttctttgacccacacatttcaaaatacttagaaatatttatcatCATTGACTTCAAATATGAATGCACCACGGTTAGAGAACTCAGCGTAAAAAGCACAGTCCTTTTAAATTTACTAACACTTTTTAATGGCCCAACATGGCCTATCTAGGTGAATGTCTACTTTTCCCTCGTAATGGATCTGTATTTTGTGAAGAGGCCACGGCCCTGCCCCCTCCAAACCACTGCAAGCCTGTGGCCACCACCCACAGAGGAAACCTGAAGCATCTCCAGTTCCAACTGCAGAGGGCCAGAGCAGCTCACCGAACGCCCCCACCCCCTGACTCGCCTTGGTGGACAACCACCGCTAGGGGGCCCCCGTCATCACCTCCACCCTAGGCAGCCGGGGGCCTCCCCTTCGGAGCCCCCTACACCCTGGTTGGCAGCCATCCGTTCCAGCCCAGCCCCTTCTGGCCGCAAGGCGTCCTCCCCTACCGGGCGCCCCAACACACAGCTGGCGGCACTCCCCTCTAGCCCCAGGAAGCAGGGTGCCTCCACAGCAGGGAGCCctccgcccctgcccccacccctcatgcGTGCCCCCCGGAGCCCGCCCCTTCCACACCGCAGCCGGGCGCCCCACAACCcgctccctccccccacctctgctcccacGTTCCCCACGGCCGGGAGCCGCAGCCCACAGCCCCAGAGGCCACGCGCCCGCACTGCCGCGCGCCCGCCTGCGTAGAAGCTAACCCTCCCCTCCCGGCTGCCCACACCGGGCAGCCACCCTTCCTGCAGGTGGCCAGGCTGCCTTCCCCTCCAGCTCATCCCCCATGGCGGTCCTACCGCACTCCTCCCATCACCCCCCCACACGCGTGCGGCCTCGCTCAGCTCACGCGGGCCTGCCCAGgagccctcccttccctctccgtCTCTTCTAGTCCCCCACAGGGGGCgctccctgccccccaacctgctccctccccctctACCTCCGCCGGTACCCCACTGACTCCCTCGCCGTCCCCCACCCGATCCCAACCTccgccaccccttcccccacccccggctccctgcccttccccccaccGCTCCCCCAccgtctccctctccctccccccaccgcaTCCCAACCTCCGCCACCCCTTCCCCCGACCCCCggcttcctcccctttcccccaccggtcccccaccctctgcctctccctccccccacccgatCCCAACCTCCtccacccttccccccacccccggctccctccccttccccccaccggTCCCCCACccgctccctctccctccccccacccgatCCCAACCTCCTccacccttccccccaccaccggctccctcccccacccgctccctctccctgcccccaccggGTCCCAACCTCCgccacccttcccccacccccggctccctCCCCCCCGTGCTGCAGGTAGCCCTTTCCTCTCAGGCCCCCCAGCCAGGACCCTTCCCTCCGTCCCCACCCAGAGGCAGCCGGTTGCCCTGCTCTCTGGCCCCCACACCCTGTGATGCTCCTCTGTAGCCCTCCTCTCATGCCGCCCACGCTTAGCCAGTGGGCCCGTCCTCCCGTCTCCCCACACCGGAGCACCCCCCACCAGCCCCCGTTCCCTCACCCCTCCGGCCGCCCCACGGTAGGGAACAGTagcctctgccctcctctgcGGCCTCCCCTCACAGTGGCGCCTTCCTCACAGGCTTCCGCAGCCTAGAGCCGTCCACTACAGTGATGCCCACGCAGAGAGCCGGGACCCCCATCCGCTTCCCCACAACCACACAGGGaggccctccccactccctccccccacctctgcccgcTCCCCCCACGCCGGCTCCGCTCCCACCCAGGCAGCTAACAGGCCCCTGTGCGGGACTTCCTCCTGGTAACTGTGGGGCCTAAGTCCCAGCCAAGCCCCGGCTTGCTCACCTTCTCCAACTCCGTGGGCTGCTCTGGAGTCCCACCTGGAAGGGTCTGAAGGACTCCGTCAGACCTGCATGCCTGGAGCTCTGAGGGGCTCCCAGTTCCTCCGTGCTCAGGCACGCGGGCTCCGGGAACCGTTGTTCTCCCAGAATCCCCAGGTGAGGGAGAAAGTTCTTGGCGCCTCGGTGCGGGGACATGATTGGGTGGAGGAAGCACGTGATGCGAGCACAGGAGGCGGTGCCAATGACCAACCTTACTTGAATGGCAGGGGCTTGGTGCGGCAAGGCGTGGAGCCTCCCTATTGGCTCTCCACCCACAAAATGGCCTACCAACAAGGAAGTAGGGTTGGGGAAGTAAATTGGCGGAGGAGAAGTTCATTTTGTCACATTGGTCCAATTTGCTCTACTGTTTGCTTTACATTGTAGTTGATAATGTCCAAAAGGTGCTATATATGTTTACTGATTTCTTCAATAGTATCAATTACTGAGGCAGGATTGTGAAAATCTCCAACTATGATtgtgaaattttctatttctctcttaattttttaaatttttaaatatattttgaaacggTTACTGGGTGCAAACACATTTACGAATTCTATGTGTTCCTAATTAATTGACCTTTATATCATTATCACCTTTTATTTTAGGTGATACTCTTTGTCTTTAACTCTACTTTGTCTGCTTTTAATATAGCCATCCTGACTTTCTTATGTTTACAATTTGCATGAGTAAACATAAGCACATCTCTTACTATCAAGCCATCTGAGTCTTTAAATTTAACTTATGTCTCTTCTAGGCAGCAAAAGCCttggttttttaatccattctgacaGTCTCTGCTTTTTCATTGGAGTTTaggacatttacatttaatgtaatttttatgtggtTGGATTTAGGTCTGTTTTTTTACTGTCTGTCTCATACATTTTCGCTCTTATGTTCACCCTTTCCTGCCTGggttcatcaaatattttttagaattccattttatttatctattgccTTTTTAGAAATACCGTTCTAAATTGATTTTTTGTGATTGCTctagacattaaaatatatatattctttactttttactGTCTACTTATGGCTTATATTGTACCACTTCACATAAATTTAAGAATCTTTTTTCACCATATTGATTCATTCCCTCTCCACCCCATCTTTTTATGCTGTGATTGTTGTATGTATTATATCTGTTATAAACCCTATAATGCACtatcataatttttactttaaactgtCATAACTATTATAAAGATTGTGTTCTTCATTTCTATCCAAAGATGATGGTTTCCCTACTCTTCCGAGAAGCGTTATCTTCGTAATTGCCACCAAAAGTCACCCAGTGAGGCATCATCTGGTGGGGTTTGAGAGACTGTAATCTATCCCACAGGTCATATGAAGTCTCTAAACATTCATAACTGTGAACAGACAAGAACCATAGAGGACGAATGGAGTAAGAAGAGCTAGCAAAGGACTCTGTGCAGAGCAGCCCCAGTTCTAAGAAGCAAACCAAGGGCCAGTGGTGTCCCTGAGCCTGGGCAGGGGAGCCCCTGAAGCAGCGCGCAATCAGACATCATCTGCAGAGACCCAGTCCATCGGGTGGGCCCTgcttcccaccttggcttcagACTCAGTTGGCAGTGTGGTGCATCTGACTGCTGGAGCTCAGGTAATGTGCCTGCAgcccagctgcaagggaggctgggcgAGCTCAGACCTGTCACTTTCTGCCCCTTTCATGGCAGGTGGACTTAACTTCATAAAGTGGGAACTTTCTGGAACAGAAAGATTGATTGGTGCCCGCCAGGTCCAACAGCATCCTGCTGCCCTTGGCATTAAACCCAACTCCTCCCCATCCCCGCAGGGCCCAAAAGGTCTCATCTTCTGCACCCTATGTCCCCAGTTTTCAGTACCACCGTGCCAAGCTCCAGCCCTTCCAAGGGCCAGGATACATGCTATGCTCTTGGCcttgtttaaaaacattcattaggAGATCACTAGCATGAGACAGCTCCACTGCCTTGGAGTCTTGCGTAAGCAAACTGAAGTCCAACGTAAACACTAAAACAAAACGtaagcttaaccaatcagaaactgccaactCACCTCTGCCTAAGGACCTTCCACCAAGTCGTACCCAATAAGGCAAACACCTAGCTGTAGCCAACTGAGTATTTATTTACcttgcttctgcattcagtctcCGAAAGCCCGCTGCTCGCTGCTGCCATGGAGCTCTCCGAACCTCTTCGTTTTGCACACTGCCCAAAGCATGAACCCTTTAATGCTCGGCTAAACCTTGTCGAATCCATTTAGTCGAAAGCTTTTCTTGGAACAGGCTGCTACTCCCACTCGCAGCCTGGATGTCACCCCTTTGGAGAGCacacccccctacacacacaccaGTGATGACAGGCCCCCTTTCATtgcccccctccctggcctgctctTCTGTTCTTTGAGAGAAGTGTCACTTTACAGGTGGAGTTTGTATGGACATGTGTGTGCCCATCCTCCTAGAAGCCCCACAGGTGTCAAGAGATTTTGAGTTGCTCATTAAGTTGTTCTCATTACTTCATGGTAAATTTTTCAAGACTAagatttctcaaatttaaaaacatttggggTTTTACAAAAACCCTATCACTCTAATATTGGCTTTCTCATCAGAGTGTTATTGGCCTTGTGGACAGGACTGTTCCTTGTTGCATGGCCCCACCGCATCCATCACACGCACTCAGCAGCCCTGAACCCCAGGCACTGCGTGCTGGTGGCACCTCCCCCAGTCTGGGAGACAGCCAGCATCATCTGCACGAATGTTTTAAAGCCCCAGGGAACAAGATGAGCCAAGTTTAAGGACCACTAAGACCTCAAAACATTACAACACacctataaaatataagaaatgcagtcaggcatggtggctcacgcctataatcctagcactctgggaggccaaggcaggacgattgcttgagctcaggagtgcgagaccagcctgaccaagcgccagaccccgtctctactaaagataggaAAATTAGCCCAGTGGCATggcagacacctgtagtcccagctacttgggaggctgaggcaggaggatcaggtgagctcaggagtcttaggatacagtgagctatgaacataCCGCTTCATTCTAGctgggggaacagagtgagactgtctcagaaaaattgaaaaaaaaaaagaaagaaagacagaaaagcccTCATCATGTCATGTCATGTCCTGGTGGTCAAAGTGTTCACCCTCTCACTGGAGATGCCTCCCATGGTTGCTGAGCAGGGGTCTTACTTGTCCCCTCCACACCCCAACCATCCCCAGCGGACGCCCCCCTCAACGGCCCAGAGCAGAAACAAGATTCAGCTGGAACATGCAATGAAATTTATTGAACAGAAACATTTACTGCAACCactggagagaagggaatgaCAACACAGACAGCAACTGATGACGGCCACTGGAGGCCACAGGTCCCAGGGTCCTCGTCCTGGGCTCCCTGGCCAGGTGCCTCCTCTGCCAGGTCCCCGCTGTGGCCCTCCTGCCATGAGCTTCCCTCCTGAGGGCCCCCGCATCTGCCCCTGGCCGGGACGCTGGACTCTGGCAACGTCCACTCCCTTCAGGGACCCCCTCCCGGCCCACCCGCTGGAGCGCGGCCCTGCCCTATGGCCGGCACAGGACAGTCACGGGACACTGGAAAACACAGCAGGACACACCCCACCACAtcgaggaaactgagtcacaaggGACAGCAGGGGTGGACGTCAAAGCACAGCCCCCCGTCCGTCCCTGGTGCAGCTCTTCTCCCCGAGGTCACGGGGTGCGCGTCCCCGCCCCCCTCGTGGTCGTCCTTCCCGCTGCCTCCTGGGACTGTGCTCCGGGTCTCCGGGGAGGAGCTGCTCGGGTAAGAACACACACATCTCCGCGAGGACAAGCTGCGGTAGGCCTAAATCTACTCGGAGAAAGCAGAGGCTGAGCTCACGACACTGCACGACAGCGAGCAGAGCCCGGGCTGGCACCGAAGCCCACAGCACGTGCCCGGGGCCGAGAGGCGGCTGGCCGGGCAGGCCGGGACGTGGCCCCCGGGGCTGGCGCACACACAGCGGCTTTGCACAGGAACGGTGGCTGGTGGCCGGGGGGCGCGTGTGCTTGACACGTGGGTCGCTACGGGGCCTACACGGATAAGGGTGGGCCTCCCAGAACAGGGCTCGGCCTGTCCCGGGGACGGTGAACGGGGGGCCCCtctggggaggcccaggcagccgGCACCCTTGAGATGGCCTCTGTCCCGCTAAGGTCTCCCGGTCCAGTGTAGGTGGCAGACGTCTTCGGGTGCCCTCACCCAGGCCGCTCACGGGTGCTTCCAGGCCGGCTGCCCGAGTTGGCAGGGtttggggctggggccaggtgcggtggtgtCACGGCAGGGGCGCCTCTCCCCTCCCCGTTGGGTGGCAAACATGGTCATGTGGGATCACCAGGAAGGGCCGGGGATGGTGGCCGGGGCCccttgggggaggtgggaggcccGGGGGGCTTGGTTTGGGCTGGGCGGGCccttccctgggccctgcccttgATACTTCCTCCCCCTGTCTCCATGGCGCTGCTGcctgagaggggaggagaggaagcccCTGGGCCTTCTGAGCCTATTTTCCCGAGGAGGACTCGGGGTGGCTCGTGTCCCCAGCCCCGTCCTCGTTTTCCGACTCCTCTGGGATGGGTTTGAGCCCCTCCAGGGTGGGCTCCTCGGCCTCCTCGTCCCCTGCCTGGGCACGGCTCTCTGGCCCAGAGCCTGGACCTCCTGGGCCTGCCCCAGAAGCACTGCCcatctgggctggggaggggcccccGGGGGCCTCAGTGGGTCCTGCCTGACCTAGGCCTTCGAGGCCTGCAGGGGCGGGATGGTggtcatcctcttcctcctcctcctcctcctcctcctcttcctctacctcctcctcctcctcctcctcttcctcctcctccacctccacctcaacctccacctcctccttctccaccttTTCATCCTCTGCCTTGGCGTTGGCTCTGGCAACAGCCTGGGCATCGGCTGGGGCACCCAACCCATCCCCCGCCGGGGCTCTCACGCTCCTGGCTAGACTGGCCTCCCATGCCTCAGACTCCCGAACCAGCCCCAGCATCTCCAGGAATGTAGGAGACCTCCCGACcatcctcagcttcctcagcGCTTCATCCAGAGGCTCTATGAGGTTGGCTCTGGTGAGCACCTGCCTCAGGCGCACGTGGTCGAGGGAGGCTCTGGGCAGGGCCCCCTTCTCAATGGCTTTCTGCAGCAGGACTTCCAGCCGTAACACGAAAGCGGAGAGACGCTCGCCTGACTGCTGCTGAGCGGTCAAACACTTGACCCGGATCGTCGCCTGGGACTCGTTGTCTCCAAACACCTGGATCAGCGCCGCCAGGCAGTCCTGCGCTGTCCTGGCAGGGTTCTCCGCCAGGAGCCCGTGCACAAGCTGCAGGGCCGTCCCACGCAAGCCTTccagcagcctcctcctcctctccctttctgagACCCCCTGCCACACATGCATCATGTCGGTGGTGTGGTCTAGCCAGGCCTCAAAGGACTCCTCCCCTGGGGCTGGCTGGTCCCTCCCGGAAAACACGCCCAGGCGCTGGTACCTCACGGTCTCCACCCAGGGCTGGACCGCCTCACTGACCGAGCGGAGCCAGCACACCCTgcgcagccccaggcccagggcaccGGCCACGCTCTCCACCGTCTGCCCCTGTTGCTCCAGGAAGTGAAACACACGACCAAGAAACTCCTCGCCTGAGCAACGGGGCACAAAGACCACGGTCCAGGGGCCCCCGGTGCCCGGGATTTCCCTGGGGACCAAAGCATAGTTGACTTCCCGGTCAAGCTCGACCAGGGCCGCAGTGGCATTATCTTCCTCTCGAAACACTTTGCCCAGCACGGTAAAGTGGCCCATAGGCCACAGGGCGGCCTCCAGGGACTCCTGAAATTCGGCTTCGTCACAGTCCTCGGGGATGCCCAGGATGAGCAGGCCCCTGCGAGCGCTGACGCCCATCCACCTGCACCAGTCCTGCAGCATCGTCACCGCCATCGCCTGCAATTTCGGCCTGCGCGGGGCTGCTGCCAGGGGCAGGAAACGGTTCCCACCGCAGACCAGGGTGGCCCTGGGAGGGGAGTGAATTGGGGCGGGAGCCTAGGACTCGGGGAGAACGGCCCAGGTCTCCAGAGCCTGTGAATGCGAACCGGGCGAGCGCGAGGTTaatgcccaccccccacccccacccccagccgccCCTCCTCCCCCGGTGGGGCCTCTGCCGCCAAGCCCCGCCTCCGCCCCCCACCGGTCCCCGCGGGCcggagccccctccccacaccacccCTCGGCCCTCGCCCGCCGCCCCCCAGGCTGCCGCAGTCCTGCCTGCCGGGGCGGACGGAGGGCGGCGGAGGCTCCCGGGGCCcagcgccccctcccctccccggggcCGGTACCTTCTCCCGGGGCGGGGTCCCTCCTGGTCCGGGTCGCAGCGCGCAGGGCTCGGGGCTGCGCGGAGCGGCGGCGGGGTCGGGCGCCCCTCGATCCCCCGCTCTCCGTcgctccctctgcctctgtcgGCGCGGCACGTGGGCCAGTGCGCCGGCGCCTGCTCGCCACGGCTCTCTGCAGTGCGgacgcggggcgggggcgcggcggCCGTGGAGCGCGGACCCTCCGCGTCGCCCCGGAGACCGCCGGGCCATTGGCGCACGCGGGTCACGCGGCCGggctgccgccgccgccccgggCGCCCCAGGACCGCGGGTGACGTCACCTactcctctccccgccccccctcGGGTCCTGCCACAGGTGggacccctccccccaacccccggggtcggggtcggggtcggggtcggagAGAGTCTGTACCCACGAGTCCCCGCGCCTTTGGCTCTCCCCGTGTTGTTCCCCCTCCTTCGGCCCCCGCCTTCGGCCCAGACCCAGCGCGGTCTCCCGCCCCCCTCTGGATGTGCcctggctgggggggggggcggggagcccACCAGCGAGCGGTCTGAGTGTGGGGTGTGCCCGCCAGTGCTGCCTTC of the Lemur catta isolate mLemCat1 chromosome X, mLemCat1.pri, whole genome shotgun sequence genome contains:
- the LOC123628827 gene encoding paraneoplastic antigen-like protein 6B; the encoded protein is MAVTMLQDWCRWMGVSARRGLLILGIPEDCDEAEFQESLEAALWPMGHFTVLGKVFREEDNATAALVELDREVNYALVPREIPGTGGPWTVVFVPRCSGEEFLGRVFHFLEQQGQTVESVAGALGLGLRRVCWLRSVSEAVQPWVETVRYQRLGVFSGRDQPAPGEESFEAWLDHTTDMMHVWQGVSERERRRRLLEGLRGTALQLVHGLLAENPARTAQDCLAALIQVFGDNESQATIRVKCLTAQQQSGERLSAFVLRLEVLLQKAIEKGALPRASLDHVRLRQVLTRANLIEPLDEALRKLRMVGRSPTFLEMLGLVRESEAWEASLARSVRAPAGDGLGAPADAQAVARANAKAEDEKVEKEEVEEEEEEEDDHHPAPAGLEGLGQAGPTEAPGGPSPAQMGSASGAGPGGPGSGPESRAQAGDEEAEEPTLEGLKPIPEESENEDGAGDTSHPESSSGK